The genomic stretch CACGCCTGCCGCCACCGCGCCGGCATCGGCAGAAACACCCGCCGCTTCCGCCACCGCGCCGCCTGCGCCATCGCAGCCGCTGCCCGTCGCAGGCGCGATCCCCGTCACGCCCGACAACTTCATCCGCGCCGAATCCGACACCTACATGGCGGGCCTGGCGAAGGACGCCGGCGGCATCGGGAAACTGCAGCATCGCCGCGTCCCGGCGTCGATCGACAACCAGACCGTCATCCGCATCAACCGGGACACGCTCTACAGCTCGGGCGTGTATGACCTGGAGGCCGGGCCGGTCACCGTGACGCTGCCCGACGCCGGTTCGCGCTTCCAGTCGGTGATGTTCATCAACCAGGACCACGCCGCCTGGACCGAGTACGGCGCCGGCCCGCACACCGTCACGCGCGACAAGGCCGGCACGCGCTACGTGGTCGTCGGCATCCGCACGCTGGTCGATCCGGCCGACGCGAAGGACGTGGACGAAGTGCATCGGCTGCAGGACGCGATCTCCGTGTCGCAGAAGGCGCCGGGCACGCTGTCGCTGCCGAGCTGGGACCCGGTGAGCCAGAAGAAGGTGCGCGACGCGCTGATCGCCCTCAACGCGACGATGCCCGACTTCAGACACGCGTTCGGCATGCGCGGCCAGGTCGATCCGGTGCGGCACCTGATCGCCACCGCCGCCGCGTGGGGCGGCAACCCGGACAAGGACGCGACGTACCTCAACATCACGCCCGAACGCAACGACGGGAAGGTCGTCTACACGCTCGACGTACGCGACGTGCCGGTCGACGCGTTCTGGTCGGTGAGCGTCTACAACGCCGACGGGTATTTCCAGAAGAACCCGTACGACGCCTATTCGCTCAACAACCTCACGGCGAAGAAGGAAGCCGACGGGACGATCCGCATCCGGTTCGGCGGCTGCGATGGCAAGATCGCGAACTGCCTCCCGACCTCGCCGGGCTGGAACTACACGGTGCGGCTGTATCGACCGCGCCAGGCGATCCTCGACGGCAGCTGGACCTTCCCGGCGCCGCAGCCGGTGGGTTGACGGCACATTGCGGACGGGTGGCCGCGGTGCCGCCCGTTCGACGCGCGCATCCGGGTTTCTGCCGCACTGCGGGGTCGGGGCATACTGCGCGAATGAATCGCATGGACACCGACCTCGCCTCGCAGCCGCTCGATCGCGCGAGGGCCCTGCACGCCCGCTATTACGTGGACCCGGCGATGCCGTCGCTGGACCGGCGCGCCATCTTCGATGCCGGCTGGCAGCTGCTCGCGCACGTTTGCCAGTTGCGCGACGCGGGCGATCACGTCGTCGGCGACTTCGCCGGGCTGCCGGTGATCGCGGTCCGCGGCGCCGATGGCGACATCCGCGTCTTCCACAACGTGTGCCGCCATCGCGCCGGGCCGATCGCCAGTTGCGACGGCCTCGCCGCGAAATCGCTGCGCTGCCGCTACCACGGCTGGACCTACACGCTCGACGGCGTGCTGCGCTCCGCGCCGGAGATGGGCACCGCGCCGGATTTCGTGCCGGGCGACATCCGCCTTCCGCAGCTCGCGGTGCGCGTGTGGCAGGGCATGGTGTTCGCCGCGGTCGATGAAGCGCGCGCGCCGGATTTCGACGCGTTCGTCGAAGGCATCGATGCGCGGCTCGGCGCGAACCGCCACCTGGAACGCTACGGCCACCATCGTCGCGTGGGCTACGACGTCGCGTGCAACTGGAAGGTGTACGTCGACAATTACCTCGAGGGCTACCACGTCCCGCACATCCATCCGGGCCTGAACAAGCTTCTGGACTACCGCAGCTACATCACCGAAACCGCGCGGTGGTACTCGTACCAGTTCAGCCCGCTGGAAAGCGGCGATGGCCTCTACGGCGACGGCGACGCGCTCTACTACTGGCTGTGGCCGAACACGATGCTCAACATCCTGCCCGGCCGCCTGCAGACCAACCGCGTGGTGCCGCGCGGCGTGGATCGCTGCCGCGTCGAGTTCGATTTCTACTACGCGATGGACGACAGCGACCAGGCGCAACAGCGCCGCGAGGCCGACCGCGATTTCAGCGACGAAGTGCAGCTGGAAGACCTGACCATCTGCGAGGACGTGCAGCGCGGGTTGTCGTCGGGCTCGTACGAGCCGGGCCGCCTGAATCCGCTGCGCGAGAACGCGGTGCATCATTTCCATGAGCTGCTGCGCGCGGTGTATCGGGCGGATGGGCACTAACGCGGTCATCACCATCACGCCACTTCAGACATTTATTTCCCGCGTTTTCTGCCGTCATTCCCGCGAAGGCGGGAATCCAGCCGTGAATGCATCACGCTCTCCGGAAGACGGAGGTGCGTCGGACAGTTGGATCCCCGCCTTCGCGGGGATGACGGCATAGGCGTTTCGTTCCTCGAAGCTTTCGGACCCGTTCACACATGACCCACAACCGCCCCCTCGGCTTCTGGTCCGCCACCGCGCTCGTCATCGGCAGCATGATCGGCTCCGGCGCGTTCCTGCTGCCGGCGGCGCTCGCGCCGTTCGGTGCGGCGAGCCTGCTCGGCTGGGGCATCACGCTGGCCGGCGCGATGCTGCTGGCGATCACCTTCGCGCGCCTTGCGATGCGCTGGCCGCAGACCGGCGGCCCGTACGTGTTCGCGCGCAATGCGTTCGGCGAACTGCCCGGCTTCGTCATCGCGTGGAGCTACTGGATCTCGATCTGGTGCGCCACGGCCGCGATCGCCGTCGCCTTCGCCGGCAGTGTCGGGGCGATCTTCCCCGCGCTCACCGCCACGCCGCTGCGTGCGGCGATGTGCGCGCTGGGCGCGTTGTGGCTGTGCAGCGGCGTGAACCTCATCGGCCTGCGCGAAGCCGGCGGCCTGCAGCTGGTGACGACGATCCTGAAGCTGCTGCCACTGCTGCTCTTCGGACTGATCGCGCTGTGGTTCGTCGATGCGAAGCACTACACGCCGTTCAATCCGACGACGCAGCCCCTGCCGCACGTCGCCAACGCCGCCGTCGCGCTGACGCTGTGGGCGATGCTCGGGCTGGAGGCCGCCACGGTGCCGGCCGGTTCGACCGAGAACGCGCAGTCCACCGTGCCGCGCGCGACGGTGTTCGGCACGCTGCTCGCCGGCGTGGCGACGATCCTCGCCTGCACCGCCGTGCTCGGCCTGCTGCCGCGCGAGGTGCTCGCGCAATCGCAGGCGCCGATGGCCGACGCCGCGCGTTCGCTGTGGGGCCCGGCCGCAGGCGTGACGCTCGCCGTGGTCATGGCGATCTCGTGCTTCGGTGCGCTCAACGGCTGGATCCTGCTGTCGGCGCAGCTGCCGTTCGCCGCCGCGCGCGATGGCCTGTTCCCCAAGCCCTTCACGAAACTCGACCAGGGCGGCACGCCGGTGGTCGGCGTGATCGTGAGCAGCGTGCTCGCCAGCGCGCTGGTGGCGGCGAACTACAGCCGCTCGCTCGTGCAGGTGTTCACCTTCTCCATCCTGCTGTCGACTGCCGCGACGCTGCTGCCGTACGTGGTGAGCAGCGCCGCGTGGCTGGTGCGCGGCACGGGCGCGGTCAGCCGCACGCTCGCGGGCCTGGCGCTGGTCTACAGCC from Lysobacter auxotrophicus encodes the following:
- a CDS encoding amino acid permease; amino-acid sequence: MTHNRPLGFWSATALVIGSMIGSGAFLLPAALAPFGAASLLGWGITLAGAMLLAITFARLAMRWPQTGGPYVFARNAFGELPGFVIAWSYWISIWCATAAIAVAFAGSVGAIFPALTATPLRAAMCALGALWLCSGVNLIGLREAGGLQLVTTILKLLPLLLFGLIALWFVDAKHYTPFNPTTQPLPHVANAAVALTLWAMLGLEAATVPAGSTENAQSTVPRATVFGTLLAGVATILACTAVLGLLPREVLAQSQAPMADAARSLWGPAAGVTLAVVMAISCFGALNGWILLSAQLPFAAARDGLFPKPFTKLDQGGTPVVGVIVSSVLASALVAANYSRSLVQVFTFSILLSTAATLLPYVVSSAAWLVRGTGAVSRTLAGLALVYSLYAMFGIGTEALAWGAVLILAGFPLYAWMRRRRVAPAS
- a CDS encoding DUF1214 domain-containing protein, coding for MRVHVQFGLIVFALAASAGCSRQPSTPTSSTPTDTTPAATAPASAETPAASATAPPAPSQPLPVAGAIPVTPDNFIRAESDTYMAGLAKDAGGIGKLQHRRVPASIDNQTVIRINRDTLYSSGVYDLEAGPVTVTLPDAGSRFQSVMFINQDHAAWTEYGAGPHTVTRDKAGTRYVVVGIRTLVDPADAKDVDEVHRLQDAISVSQKAPGTLSLPSWDPVSQKKVRDALIALNATMPDFRHAFGMRGQVDPVRHLIATAAAWGGNPDKDATYLNITPERNDGKVVYTLDVRDVPVDAFWSVSVYNADGYFQKNPYDAYSLNNLTAKKEADGTIRIRFGGCDGKIANCLPTSPGWNYTVRLYRPRQAILDGSWTFPAPQPVG
- a CDS encoding aromatic ring-hydroxylating oxygenase subunit alpha — its product is MDTDLASQPLDRARALHARYYVDPAMPSLDRRAIFDAGWQLLAHVCQLRDAGDHVVGDFAGLPVIAVRGADGDIRVFHNVCRHRAGPIASCDGLAAKSLRCRYHGWTYTLDGVLRSAPEMGTAPDFVPGDIRLPQLAVRVWQGMVFAAVDEARAPDFDAFVEGIDARLGANRHLERYGHHRRVGYDVACNWKVYVDNYLEGYHVPHIHPGLNKLLDYRSYITETARWYSYQFSPLESGDGLYGDGDALYYWLWPNTMLNILPGRLQTNRVVPRGVDRCRVEFDFYYAMDDSDQAQQRREADRDFSDEVQLEDLTICEDVQRGLSSGSYEPGRLNPLRENAVHHFHELLRAVYRADGH